The window CTGGCCGCGCACACGGTCGGCTCGCTGGTGGCCGCCGACCCGCGGGCGGCGCAGGTGATGGACGGGTGGATCGAGGACGAGGACCTCTGGCTCGCCCGCACCGCCCTGCTCCACCAGCTGCGCTACAAGGAGGCCACCGACGCCGGGCGCCTCTTCGCCTACTGCCGCCGGCAGGCCGCCCACCCGGACTTCTTCCTGCGCAAGGCCATCGGCTGGGCCCTGCGGGAGTACGCGAAGACGGACCCGGACGCGGTCCGCGCCTTCGTCGAGGCCGAGCGCGGCTCCCTGTCGCCGCTGTCCGTGCGCGAGGCGCTCAAGAACCTCGCCCCCGTGCCCGGGCGGGACTGACGGGCGCTCGGCCGCACGGCCTACATCCGGATCGCCGCGTCGCGTCGGTCGCCCTAGGTTTCGGTGAAGGTGTGGGATTTCGCCCGCTTTTCGCCGAAAGGTCTGCCCGTATGCGTCGCATGCGTCGCCGTTGGTTCACCGCCGCCCTGTGTGCACTCGCGCTGTGCGCACCCGGGTCACTCACGCCGGCCTCGGCCGCCGAGGATCCCGGAAAGGCCGGCCAGGCCCGCTTGCGGGTCCTGACGCGTAACCTCTATCTGGGTGGCGACCTCGCACCCGTCCTCGCCGCGACCAGTCCGCAGGCGCTCGTCGCCGCCGTGACCGCCGTGTACGCGAACGTCCAGGCCACCAACTTCCCCGAGCGCGCCGGGGCGCTCGCCGACGAGATCGCCAAGAGCGGCCCCCACCTCGTGGGCCTGCAGGAAGCCGTCCTGTGGCGCAGCCAGACCCCCGCCGGACCGGGCAGCGCCACCCACGTCGAGTACGACTTCCTGCAGATCCTGCTCGACGCGCTCGCCGCCCGCGGCAAGCACTACGCGGCCGTGGCCAGCGTCGTCGTCGGCAGCGACTTCGAGGCCCCGCGCTCCACGCCGAGCGGCCTGCAGGACATCCGCCTCACCGACCGCGACGTGCTCCTGGCCCGTACCGACCTGCCCGCGGGCGTCTTCTCCGTGGCCAACGCGCAGGCCGCCACCTTCCAGAGCCACCTGCCCATCTGCCGCCCGGTCCTCGGCTGCCCGCCCAATCCGCCTCTCCAGGTCCGACGCGGCTGGGTCGCCGCCGACGCCACCCTGCGCGGCCACACCGCCCGGGTGGTGACCACCCACCTGGAGCCCGCCTCGCCCACCGTCCAGGAGGCACAGGCCGACGAACTGCTCGCCGGCCCGCTGAACACCACACTGCCCACCGTGCTCCTCGGCGACCTCAACTCCGCGGCCGGCGGCGTCGGCGCAACACCGGGCACCGCCACCCAGAGCCACAACAAGCTCCTGGCCGCGGGCTTCACGGACGGCTGGAGCCGCACCCGCCCCCGCAACCCCGGCTTCACCTGCTGCCAGGCCCCGGACCTGCGCAACCTCACCTCCAGCCTCAGCCAGCGCATCGACTACGTGCTCCACCGCGGCAAGATCACCGCAGTGGCGACCGACCGACTGGGCGAGTCCCGGGCCGACCGCACCCCGTCGGGCCTGTGGCCCTCCGACCACGCGGGTGTCAGGAGCGTGCTGCGACTGCGGTGAGCGGCGAACCGGGCCCCGTGACCTGACGGTTCGGGCGCCCGAGGCATCGGCACGCCCGCGGAAAACCATTCGACGGTCCGGGACCGGTTCGGCAGGATCAGGGGCATGTCCCGGTTCGCCTTCCCCGCAGCGCCGTCCGCAGTCGCGGACGCGCCGAAGGCTGCCGTGTTCGCAGAAGCACCCCTCTTCGCCGCATTCGACGGCGCACGAAGCTGACCCTTCCCGGATCGTCCGGCGGACCCCGCAGGGGGAGGGTCGGCTCGGTTCAGGGGTCCCGTTCCAGCTTCGAGACACGGGAAAAGAATCATGGCCAAGACGGCCTTCGTGCGCACCAAGCCGCACCTCAACATCGGCACCATGGGTCACGTCGACCACGGCAAGACCACCCTCACCGCCGCCATCACCAAGGTCCTCGCCGGGCGCGGCGGCGCCTCCTTCGTGCCGTTCGACCGCATCGACCGGGCGCCCGAGGAGGCCCGGCGCGGGATCACCATCAACCTCACGCACGTCGAGTACGAGACCGACACCCGGCACTACGCCCACGTGGACATGCCCGGTCACGCGGACTACATCAAGAACATGGTCACGGGGGCCGCGCAGCTCGACGGGGCGATCCTCGTCGTCTCCGCGCTCGACGGGGTCATGCCACAAACCGCCGAGCACGTGCTGCTCGCCCGGCAGGTCGGCGTCGACCACATCGTGGTGGCGCTCAACAAGGCCGACGCCGGGGACCCCGAGCTGACCGACCTGGTCGAGCTGGAGGTCCGCGAGCTGCTCACCGCGCACGGATACGGCGGTGACGGCGCGCCGGTCGTCCGCGTCTCCGGGCTCGGGGCGCTGGAGGGCGACCCGCGGTGGACCGGGGCGATCGAGGCGCTGCTGGACGCGGTGGACACGTACGTGCCGACGCCGGTGCGGTACACGGACGCGCCGTTCCTGCTGCCGGTGGAGAACGTACTGACCATCACCGGCCGCGGGACCGTCGTGACCGGCGCCGTCGAGCGCGGCAGCGTACGCCTCGGCGACCGCGTCGCGATCCTGGGCGCCGACGGCGAGCCGGCCGAGACGGTCGTCACCGGCCTGGAGACCTTCGGCAAGCCGATGGAGTCCGCCGAGGCCGGGGACAACGTCGCACTGCTGCTGCGCGGGGTGCCGCGCGACGGCGTGCGCCGCGGGCACGTGGTGGCCGCTCCCGGCAGCGTGACGCCGAAGCGGCGCTTCCGGGCGCAGGTGTACGTGCTCTCCGGGCGCGAGGGCGGCCGTACGACGCCGGTCGCCACCGGCTACCGCCCGCAGTTCTACATCCGCACCGCCGACGTGGTCGGGGACGTGGACCTGGGGGAGGCCGGCGCGGCCCGGCCGGGCGAGACGGTCACGATGACCGTCGAGCTCGGGCGGGACGTCCCGCTGGAGTCCGGCCTCGGTTTCGCGATCCGCGAGGGCGGGCGGACCGTCGGCGCCGGGACGGTGACGGCCGTACTCGGGTGACCCGGGTCTGACCCGGACCGAATCCGACCCGGACCCCTCTGTGGTGACGGCGGAGCTGCTGCGTCAGACTGCCGTCACCACAGGCATGCGCGGGACAGAGGGGTGGACGGCGATGGGCGGCGACACGGCACTGGTGCTGGGCGGCGGGGGACTCACCGGCATCGGCTGGGAGTGCGGCATCCTGTACGGGCTCGCCCGCGCGGGTGTCGACCTCACCACCGCCGACCTCGTCATCGGCACCTCGGCCGGCTCGGTGGTCGGCGCCCAGCTCACCTCCGGACGGCTCTCCGTCCAGGAGCTGTACGAACGCCAGCTCGGCGCCGCCACCGGGGAGCACGCCGCGAAACTGGGGGCGGGCGTCATCGCCCGGTACGCCGTCGCGATGGCCCGCTCCCGCAACGCGACGGCCTACCGCCGGCGGGTCGGCGCCATGGCACTGGCCGCCGACACCGGGGCGGAGGCGCAGCGGCGCGAGGTGCTGGCGGCCCGGCTGGTCTCGCACGAATGGCCCGAGCGCCGGTTCGTGGTCACGGCCGTGGACGCGCTCACCGGTGAGCCGGCCGACTTCGACCGGGACAGCGGCGCCGGGCTCGTCGACGCGGTCTCCGCGAG of the Streptomyces sp. NBC_01294 genome contains:
- a CDS encoding patatin-like phospholipase family protein, producing MGGDTALVLGGGGLTGIGWECGILYGLARAGVDLTTADLVIGTSAGSVVGAQLTSGRLSVQELYERQLGAATGEHAAKLGAGVIARYAVAMARSRNATAYRRRVGAMALAADTGAEAQRREVLAARLVSHEWPERRFVVTAVDALTGEPADFDRDSGAGLVDAVSASCAVPGVWPPVTVGGRRFIDGGVRSATNADLAAGHERVVIIAPISLGSGLVPSPAAQAARLREAGARVLLITPSAAARKVFGRNVLDPARRDPAARAGLAQAAEHVAEAAEVWSDGAAR
- a CDS encoding endonuclease/exonuclease/phosphatase family protein; amino-acid sequence: MRRMRRRWFTAALCALALCAPGSLTPASAAEDPGKAGQARLRVLTRNLYLGGDLAPVLAATSPQALVAAVTAVYANVQATNFPERAGALADEIAKSGPHLVGLQEAVLWRSQTPAGPGSATHVEYDFLQILLDALAARGKHYAAVASVVVGSDFEAPRSTPSGLQDIRLTDRDVLLARTDLPAGVFSVANAQAATFQSHLPICRPVLGCPPNPPLQVRRGWVAADATLRGHTARVVTTHLEPASPTVQEAQADELLAGPLNTTLPTVLLGDLNSAAGGVGATPGTATQSHNKLLAAGFTDGWSRTRPRNPGFTCCQAPDLRNLTSSLSQRIDYVLHRGKITAVATDRLGESRADRTPSGLWPSDHAGVRSVLRLR
- the tuf gene encoding elongation factor Tu codes for the protein MAKTAFVRTKPHLNIGTMGHVDHGKTTLTAAITKVLAGRGGASFVPFDRIDRAPEEARRGITINLTHVEYETDTRHYAHVDMPGHADYIKNMVTGAAQLDGAILVVSALDGVMPQTAEHVLLARQVGVDHIVVALNKADAGDPELTDLVELEVRELLTAHGYGGDGAPVVRVSGLGALEGDPRWTGAIEALLDAVDTYVPTPVRYTDAPFLLPVENVLTITGRGTVVTGAVERGSVRLGDRVAILGADGEPAETVVTGLETFGKPMESAEAGDNVALLLRGVPRDGVRRGHVVAAPGSVTPKRRFRAQVYVLSGREGGRTTPVATGYRPQFYIRTADVVGDVDLGEAGAARPGETVTMTVELGRDVPLESGLGFAIREGGRTVGAGTVTAVLG